In Rhodobacter xanthinilyticus, a single window of DNA contains:
- a CDS encoding diacylglycerol kinase, protein MRDDPAAPPPRPPRVTGPAHLLAATRYSLAGLRRLWRETAFRHELGAALVAGPAYLWLGAGAVEIGLFVGLLCLLVAVEALNTAIEEIVDRLSPEVSEMARNAKDLGSLAVMAVLVAQGGLAVWVIWGAVAG, encoded by the coding sequence ATGCGTGACGACCCCGCCGCCCCGCCACCCCGTCCGCCCCGGGTGACGGGCCCCGCGCATCTTCTGGCCGCGACGCGCTATTCGCTGGCGGGGTTGCGGCGGCTGTGGCGCGAGACGGCGTTCCGCCATGAGCTTGGCGCGGCCTTGGTGGCGGGGCCGGCCTATCTGTGGCTGGGCGCGGGGGCGGTGGAGATCGGGCTCTTTGTGGGGCTTTTGTGCCTGCTCGTCGCGGTCGAGGCGCTCAATACCGCGATCGAGGAGATCGTCGACCGGCTCTCGCCCGAGGTCTCGGAGATGGCGCGCAACGCCAAGGATCTGGGCTCGCTCGCGGTGATGGCGGTGCTGGTGGCGCAGGGCGGGCTGGCGGTCTGGGTGATCTGGGGCGCGGTTGCGGGTTGA
- a CDS encoding VOC family protein: MAKMIHSMIRVLDEARSLAFYEAAFGLKPVERLDFPEFTLIYLANAESEFELELTVNKGRAEPYAPGNGYGHLAVSVADLAAEHARMEAAGLAPRKIIDFAPAGTVIARFFFIADPDGYQIEVLERGGRYL, translated from the coding sequence ATGGCCAAGATGATCCATTCGATGATCCGCGTGCTCGACGAGGCGCGGTCTTTGGCTTTCTATGAGGCGGCGTTCGGGCTCAAGCCCGTGGAGCGGCTCGATTTTCCCGAATTCACGCTGATCTATCTCGCCAATGCCGAGAGCGAGTTCGAGCTCGAGCTGACGGTGAACAAGGGGCGCGCCGAGCCCTATGCGCCGGGCAATGGTTATGGGCATCTGGCGGTGTCGGTGGCGGATCTGGCGGCGGAGCATGCGCGGATGGAGGCGGCGGGGCTCGCGCCGCGCAAGATCATCGATTTTGCGCCCGCAGGCACGGTGATCGCGCGGTTTTTCTTCATCGCCGACCCCGATGGCTATCAGATCGAGGTGCTGGAGCGCGGCGGGCGGTATTTGTGA
- a CDS encoding riboflavin synthase encodes MFTGIITDLGEVRALEQAGDLRARIGCHYAMEGVDLGASIACNGVCLTVIETGADWFDVQISAESVSKTNIGGWAVGSALNLERALKVGDELGGHIVSGHVDGVAEIVGLREEGASTRFTFRAPEALARYIAPKGSVALNGTSLTVNEVSGCDFGVNIIPHTKAVTTWGTAALGDRVNLEIDTLARYVARLQEWKA; translated from the coding sequence ATGTTCACCGGGATCATTACCGATTTGGGCGAGGTGCGCGCGCTCGAGCAGGCGGGCGATCTGCGCGCGCGGATCGGCTGTCATTATGCGATGGAGGGGGTCGATCTGGGCGCCTCGATCGCGTGCAACGGCGTCTGTCTGACGGTGATCGAGACCGGCGCGGACTGGTTCGATGTGCAGATCTCGGCCGAGAGCGTCTCGAAGACCAATATCGGCGGCTGGGCCGTGGGCAGCGCGCTCAACCTCGAACGCGCGCTGAAGGTGGGCGACGAGCTCGGCGGGCATATCGTTTCGGGCCATGTCGACGGCGTGGCCGAGATTGTCGGGCTGCGCGAGGAGGGCGCCTCGACGCGTTTCACCTTCCGCGCGCCCGAGGCGCTGGCGCGTTACATCGCGCCGAAGGGCTCGGTTGCGCTCAACGGCACGTCGCTGACGGTCAACGAGGTGTCGGGCTGTGACTTCGGTGTGAACATCATCCCGCATACCAAGGCGGTGACGACCTGGGGGACGGCGGCGCTCGGCGACCGGGTGAACCTCGAGATTGATACGCTCGCGCGCTATGTCGCGCGGCTGCAGGAGTGGAAGGCATGA
- the ribB gene encoding 3,4-dihydroxy-2-butanone-4-phosphate synthase yields the protein MTQPVDKSGTHDTPGPVEKSYSDTISSIEEIIEDARNGKMFILVDHEDRENEGDLVIPAQMATPNAINFMAMHGRGLICLAMPGARIDALGLSLMSAQNSSRHETAFTISIEAREGVTTGISAHDRARTIAVAIDPLKGAADIATPGHVFPLRAREGGVLVRAGHTEAAVDVARLAGLNPSGVICEIMNEDGTMARLPDLVAFAQKHGLKIGTISDLIAYRRRHDNLVREAAQAPVHSIHGGDWSMRLFADETEGAEHIVLTKGDISGPEPVLVRMHALDPMADVLGLNAAKAGEMGRAMEAIAAEGRGVVVLLRETSAKMVRPGEASPQTLRQYGLGAQILSALNLTKITLMTNSGLPKLVGIEGYGLEIAGTRTY from the coding sequence ATGACACAACCGGTCGACAAATCCGGCACCCACGATACCCCCGGCCCGGTCGAGAAGAGCTATTCCGACACGATTTCCTCGATCGAGGAGATCATCGAGGATGCGCGCAACGGCAAGATGTTCATCCTTGTCGATCACGAGGATCGCGAGAATGAGGGGGATCTGGTGATCCCCGCGCAGATGGCGACGCCGAATGCGATCAACTTCATGGCGATGCATGGGCGCGGGCTGATTTGCCTCGCGATGCCGGGGGCGCGGATCGATGCGCTCGGGCTGAGCCTGATGAGCGCGCAGAATTCCTCGCGCCACGAGACCGCCTTCACGATCTCGATCGAGGCGCGCGAGGGGGTGACGACCGGGATCTCGGCCCATGACCGGGCGCGCACGATTGCTGTCGCGATCGACCCGCTCAAGGGCGCGGCCGATATCGCGACGCCGGGGCATGTGTTCCCGCTGCGCGCGCGCGAGGGCGGGGTGCTCGTCCGCGCGGGCCATACCGAGGCCGCGGTCGATGTCGCGCGGCTCGCGGGGCTGAACCCCTCGGGCGTGATCTGCGAGATCATGAACGAGGATGGCACGATGGCGCGGCTGCCCGATCTGGTGGCGTTTGCGCAAAAGCACGGGCTCAAGATCGGCACGATCTCGGATCTGATCGCCTATCGCCGCCGCCACGACAACCTCGTGCGCGAGGCCGCGCAGGCGCCGGTTCATTCGATCCATGGCGGCGATTGGTCGATGCGGCTGTTTGCCGACGAGACCGAGGGCGCGGAGCATATCGTCCTGACGAAAGGCGATATTTCCGGGCCGGAGCCGGTGCTCGTGCGGATGCATGCGCTTGACCCGATGGCCGATGTGCTCGGGCTGAACGCCGCCAAGGCGGGCGAGATGGGGCGCGCGATGGAGGCGATCGCGGCCGAGGGGCGCGGGGTTGTGGTGCTCTTGCGCGAGACCTCGGCGAAGATGGTGCGCCCGGGCGAGGCGAGCCCGCAGACGCTGCGTCAATATGGGCTCGGCGCGCAGATCCTGTCGGCGCTGAACCTGACGAAGATCACGCTGATGACCAATTCGGGGCTCCCGAAGCTCGTCGGGATCGAGGGCTATGGCCTCGAGATCGCCGGCACCCGGACCTATTGA
- the nrdR gene encoding transcriptional regulator NrdR, translating to MRCPFCGNVDTQVKDSRPAEDHVAIRRRRFCPACGGRFTTYERVQLRDLVVIKTSGKREDFDRDKLERSIRISMQKRPIEPERIDQMISGIVRRLESLGETDIPSKAIGEIVMETLARIDTVAYVRFASVYKNFQAADDFDKFVSELRPGAGEAE from the coding sequence ATGCGCTGCCCGTTTTGCGGTAATGTTGATACTCAGGTGAAGGATAGCCGCCCGGCGGAGGATCATGTTGCGATCCGGCGTCGACGGTTTTGCCCCGCGTGCGGCGGGCGCTTCACCACCTATGAGCGCGTGCAGCTGCGCGACCTCGTGGTGATCAAAACCTCCGGCAAACGCGAGGATTTTGATCGTGACAAGCTCGAGCGGTCGATCCGGATCTCGATGCAGAAACGTCCGATCGAGCCGGAGCGGATCGATCAGATGATCTCGGGGATCGTGCGGCGGCTCGAAAGCCTCGGCGAGACCGATATCCCCTCGAAGGCGATCGGCGAGATCGTGATGGAGACGCTGGCGCGGATCGACACCGTTGCCTACGTGCGTTTTGCGAGCGTTTACAAGAACTTCCAAGCCGCGGACGATTTCGACAAATTCGTCTCGGAGCTGCGTCCGGGGGCGGGTGAGGCCGAGTGA
- a CDS encoding polysaccharide biosynthesis/export family protein, with amino-acid sequence MTAKPTRRALLAGLSVAVLGTASCALPRSGPNKKEIFAGSVLRKGDAFVVEVNDHVARATAVQPALGFSSRFQGAGVVGSDTINPGDTLALTIWENVEDGLLAQQGTNATQLTEMQVDGSGYIFVPYAGRIKAAGNSPDGLRKIITEKLDAQTPDPQVTVVRVAGDGSTVSIMGAIGAQGVYAIERPTRTLSAMIARAGGVSIKPEIAKIIVKRGGTSGEIWLKDLYDNPKMDIALRPGDVILVEEDTRAFTSLGATGAQARVPFETQTLSALEAIATVGGLQSNLADPTGVFVFRNEPAEIASVVLGRNDLVGDQRMVYVLNLTEPNGMFLARDFIIRDGDTVYVTEAPYVQWQKSLSAITGPVTTANSLSNLGN; translated from the coding sequence GTGACCGCCAAACCTACCCGCAGGGCCCTTCTGGCCGGGCTTTCCGTTGCCGTTCTCGGCACCGCATCTTGTGCCCTCCCGCGCTCGGGCCCCAACAAGAAGGAAATCTTTGCCGGCTCCGTGCTGCGCAAGGGCGATGCCTTCGTCGTCGAGGTCAATGACCACGTCGCCCGCGCCACCGCCGTGCAACCCGCGCTCGGCTTCTCCTCGCGCTTCCAGGGCGCCGGCGTCGTCGGCTCCGATACGATCAACCCGGGCGATACGCTCGCGCTGACGATCTGGGAAAACGTCGAGGACGGGCTCCTGGCCCAACAGGGCACCAACGCCACCCAGCTCACCGAGATGCAGGTCGACGGCTCGGGCTATATCTTCGTGCCCTACGCCGGGCGGATCAAGGCCGCGGGCAACTCGCCCGACGGGCTGCGCAAGATCATCACCGAGAAACTCGACGCCCAGACCCCCGACCCGCAGGTCACCGTGGTGCGCGTCGCGGGCGATGGCTCGACCGTCTCGATCATGGGCGCGATCGGCGCGCAGGGCGTCTATGCGATCGAACGCCCGACCCGCACCCTCTCGGCGATGATCGCCCGCGCCGGTGGCGTCTCGATCAAACCCGAGATCGCCAAGATCATCGTCAAACGCGGCGGCACCTCGGGCGAGATCTGGCTCAAGGATCTCTACGACAACCCGAAAATGGATATCGCGCTGCGCCCGGGCGATGTGATCCTCGTCGAGGAAGACACCCGCGCCTTCACCTCGCTTGGCGCGACCGGCGCTCAGGCCCGCGTGCCCTTCGAGACCCAGACCCTCTCCGCGCTCGAAGCGATCGCCACCGTCGGCGGGCTGCAATCGAACCTCGCCGACCCGACCGGCGTCTTCGTGTTCCGCAACGAACCCGCCGAGATCGCCTCGGTGGTGCTCGGCCGCAATGATCTCGTCGGCGATCAGCGCATGGTCTATGTGCTCAACCTCACCGAGCCGAACGGCATGTTCCTCGCGCGCGATTTCATCATCCGCGACGGCGACACCGTCTATGTGACCGAAGCGCCCTATGTGCAGTGGCAAAAATCGCTCTCCGCGATCACCGGCCCGGTCACCACCGCCAATTCGCTCAGCAACCTCGGGAACTGA
- the ribD gene encoding bifunctional diaminohydroxyphosphoribosylaminopyrimidine deaminase/5-amino-6-(5-phosphoribosylamino)uracil reductase RibD yields the protein MSEADRRFMRLALALAARGLGNVWPNPAVGCVLVREGRIVGRGWTQPGGRPHAERRALDQAGAEARGATAYVTLEPCSHHGKTPPCAEGLIGAEVARVVSAMTDPDPRVAGRGHAMLRAAGITVDEGLLEPEARALQAGFLSRIERGRPWIAVKLATSLDGRIALGNGESQWITSAEARARVHALRARFDAVLVGGGTARADDPLLTVRGFQPARAPVRVVASARLDLPRGRLAGSLDQAPLWLVHGPNAPREARDFWMNIGAELIEVAEEKGALQPRALVEGLAAKGLTRVFCEGGGQFAASLMRAGLVDEFIGFTAGVALGGDGRPALGPLGLERLAQAPRYRLSETQVIGGDVLHRWRRD from the coding sequence GTGAGCGAGGCGGACCGGCGGTTCATGCGGCTGGCGCTTGCGCTGGCTGCGCGGGGTTTGGGCAACGTCTGGCCGAACCCCGCCGTCGGCTGCGTGCTGGTGCGCGAGGGGCGGATCGTCGGGCGCGGCTGGACCCAGCCGGGCGGGCGCCCGCATGCGGAGCGGCGCGCGCTCGATCAGGCGGGGGCGGAGGCGCGTGGCGCGACCGCCTATGTCACGCTCGAGCCCTGTTCCCATCATGGCAAGACGCCGCCCTGCGCTGAGGGGTTGATCGGGGCGGAGGTGGCGCGCGTCGTCAGCGCGATGACCGACCCGGATCCGCGGGTCGCCGGGCGGGGGCATGCGATGCTGCGTGCGGCGGGGATCACGGTCGACGAGGGCCTTCTCGAGCCCGAGGCGCGCGCGCTGCAGGCCGGGTTCTTGAGCCGGATCGAGCGCGGGCGGCCGTGGATTGCGGTCAAGCTCGCGACCAGTCTCGATGGGCGGATCGCGCTCGGTAATGGCGAGAGCCAGTGGATCACCTCGGCCGAGGCGCGGGCGCGGGTGCATGCGTTGCGCGCGCGGTTTGACGCGGTTCTGGTGGGGGGCGGCACCGCGCGGGCGGACGATCCGCTGCTCACCGTGCGCGGGTTTCAGCCGGCCCGGGCGCCGGTGCGGGTGGTGGCCTCCGCGCGGCTCGATCTGCCGCGCGGGCGGCTCGCGGGCTCGCTCGATCAGGCGCCGCTCTGGCTTGTGCACGGGCCGAACGCGCCGCGGGAGGCGCGTGATTTCTGGATGAACATCGGCGCGGAACTTATTGAAGTGGCTGAGGAAAAGGGCGCGCTTCAGCCGCGTGCCCTGGTCGAGGGGCTGGCCGCGAAGGGGCTGACGCGGGTGTTTTGCGAGGGCGGTGGGCAATTCGCCGCGAGCCTGATGCGGGCGGGGCTCGTCGACGAATTCATCGGGTTCACCGCGGGGGTTGCGCTCGGCGGGGATGGGCGGCCGGCGCTCGGGCCGCTCGGGCTCGAGCGGTTGGCGCAAGCGCCGCGCTATCGGCTGAGCGAGACGCAGGTGATCGGTGGGGATGTGCTCCACCGCTGGCGGCGCGATTAA
- the nusB gene encoding transcription antitermination factor NusB, which translates to MTDTAPETPKKRTPDEKRQMKSASRLYAVQALFQMEAAGQGVDRVMREFETYRFGAALEDGGEELVEGDIGLFERLVEDAVVWQAKIDQATDRALVAKWPIDRIDPVLRALFRAAGAELANPATPPKVVITEFVDVARAFFPEGREPKFVNAVLDHMAREFRPEAF; encoded by the coding sequence ATGACCGACACCGCCCCCGAGACCCCGAAGAAACGCACGCCCGACGAGAAGCGCCAGATGAAATCTGCGTCGCGGCTCTATGCCGTGCAGGCGCTCTTCCAGATGGAGGCCGCGGGGCAGGGCGTTGACCGGGTGATGCGCGAATTCGAGACCTATCGCTTCGGCGCGGCGCTCGAGGATGGCGGCGAGGAGCTTGTCGAGGGCGATATCGGCCTTTTCGAGCGGCTCGTAGAGGATGCGGTCGTCTGGCAGGCGAAGATCGACCAGGCGACCGACCGCGCGCTTGTCGCGAAATGGCCGATCGACCGGATCGACCCGGTGTTGCGCGCGCTCTTCCGCGCGGCGGGCGCCGAGCTTGCCAACCCCGCGACGCCGCCCAAGGTCGTGATCACCGAATTCGTCGATGTGGCGCGCGCCTTCTTCCCCGAGGGCCGCGAGCCGAAATTCGTCAACGCGGTGCTCGACCACATGGCGCGCGAGTTCCGCCCCGAGGCGTTCTGA
- a CDS encoding capsule biosynthesis protein, whose translation MHRYADRHFLMLQGPHGPFFRQLGAMLRAAGARVTRVSFNAGDEAFWHDRASLIRFTEPPEAWAPRIAALLAEHAVTDLVLYGDTRPIHAEAVAAARAAGLTVHVFEEGYIRPYWVTYERGGSNGHSRLMELTVPEMRAALAQSEIDFPDAPPRWGDMRQHIFYGALYHFLVMAANRRYRGFRPHRGVSVVEEFRLYLRRLVALPLHMAERWIATVRVRLGGWPFHLVLLQLEHDASFRMHSNFASQTEFVEMVMAGFAEGAPRHHHLVFKAHPLEDGRAPITRAIAAATEKFGLEGRVHFVRGGKLAGLLAQARSAVTVNSTAAQQVLWRGLPLKSFGRAVYDKPEFVSPQPLAEFFAAPARPDSRAYRDYRHYLLETSQIPGGFYSSRGRRTLLRAVVDMMLAPEDPYDALTHGKAAPRQQLRVVK comes from the coding sequence ATGCACCGCTACGCCGACCGCCATTTCCTGATGCTGCAAGGGCCCCACGGGCCCTTCTTCCGCCAGCTTGGCGCGATGCTGCGCGCGGCGGGCGCCCGCGTCACGCGCGTCAGCTTCAACGCCGGCGACGAGGCCTTCTGGCATGACCGCGCGAGCCTGATCCGCTTCACCGAGCCGCCCGAGGCCTGGGCCCCGCGGATCGCCGCGCTGCTGGCCGAGCACGCGGTCACCGATCTCGTCCTTTACGGCGATACCCGCCCGATCCATGCCGAAGCCGTCGCCGCCGCCCGCGCCGCGGGGCTCACCGTGCATGTCTTCGAGGAAGGCTATATCCGCCCCTATTGGGTCACCTATGAGCGCGGCGGCTCGAACGGCCATTCGCGGCTGATGGAGCTCACCGTGCCCGAGATGCGCGCCGCACTCGCGCAATCGGAGATCGATTTCCCCGACGCCCCGCCGCGCTGGGGCGACATGCGCCAGCATATCTTCTACGGCGCGCTCTATCATTTCCTGGTGATGGCCGCGAACCGGCGCTACCGCGGCTTCCGCCCGCATCGCGGCGTGAGCGTGGTCGAGGAGTTTCGCCTCTACCTGCGCCGCCTCGTCGCGCTGCCGCTGCATATGGCCGAACGCTGGATCGCGACGGTGCGGGTGCGGCTCGGCGGCTGGCCGTTCCATCTCGTGCTGCTGCAGCTCGAACATGACGCGAGCTTCCGCATGCATTCGAACTTCGCCTCGCAGACCGAATTCGTCGAAATGGTGATGGCGGGCTTTGCCGAAGGCGCGCCGCGCCACCATCACCTCGTCTTCAAGGCCCACCCGCTCGAAGATGGCCGCGCCCCGATCACCCGCGCGATCGCCGCCGCCACCGAGAAATTCGGCCTGGAGGGCCGGGTGCATTTCGTCCGCGGCGGCAAACTCGCGGGGCTTCTCGCCCAGGCGCGCTCCGCCGTCACCGTGAACTCGACCGCCGCCCAACAGGTGCTCTGGCGCGGCCTGCCGCTGAAATCCTTCGGCCGCGCGGTCTATGACAAACCCGAATTCGTCTCGCCGCAACCGCTCGCCGAGTTCTTCGCCGCCCCCGCCCGCCCCGACAGCCGCGCCTACCGCGATTACCGCCACTACCTGCTCGAAACCAGCCAGATCCCGGGCGGCTTCTACTCCTCGCGCGGGCGGCGCACGCTGCTGCGCGCGGTGGTCGACATGATGCTCGCCCCCGAAGACCCCTATGACGCGCTCACCCACGGCAAAGCGGCACCGAGGCAACAGTTGCGCGTCGTCAAATAA
- a CDS encoding capsular polysaccharide biosynthesis protein, translating into MPAVAPRSDQAAGVPRRLFHYTLGFWKEPRLRQILAAAGHDLRLGRPGPEDGVVVWGRSPYAARGEAVAARTGARLIRLEDAFLRSVKPGRAGGRGPLGLLIDPHGVHFDAATPSLLERILARDPLDDASILQRAREGMARLQASDLSKYNNHDETLEPPPPGYVLVIDQTAGDASIAHGAASARSFREMLAVAQIENPGARILIKTHPETIAGARPGHYGPGNCDTRTEICDAPISPWKLLEGAIAVYTVSSQLGLEAIFAGHRPRVFGQPFYAGWGLTQDENPPPRRSRRLTRAQLFAAAYLIAPTWFDPCRQRICSFEEAVDQLEAETRAWREDRSGHVAVGMRLWKRRALQGFFGQDRPMRFAKTLEQGQRIAAETGRSLLIWGQSDAPALHVEDGFLRSRGLGAELTPPLSLVTDRQGLYYDPTRPSDLETLIAREPPPGGRARAERLIGAIRAASLSKYNIGAALPPLPDGPRILVPAQVEDDASLRLGAGKICTNQTLLAEVSAQNAAKTIIFKPHPDIEAGLRPGAVPPATALRYADLILHKSNPIAAIEAAEEIWTMTSTLGFEALLRGKRVTCLGAPFYAGWGLTRDLGAVPARRTARPDLAQLAHATLIAYPRYHDPISGLPCPPEVIVERLAANRLPGPRLGLRILAKLQGIFASYAWLWR; encoded by the coding sequence ATGCCCGCGGTGGCGCCGCGCTCCGATCAGGCCGCCGGGGTGCCCCGGCGGCTTTTCCATTACACGCTGGGCTTCTGGAAAGAGCCGCGCCTGCGCCAGATCCTCGCCGCGGCGGGGCATGATCTGCGGCTCGGCCGGCCCGGGCCCGAGGATGGGGTGGTGGTCTGGGGCCGCTCGCCCTATGCCGCGCGCGGCGAGGCGGTGGCGGCGCGCACCGGCGCGCGGCTGATCCGGCTGGAAGACGCGTTCCTGCGCTCGGTCAAACCCGGGCGCGCGGGGGGGCGCGGGCCGCTCGGCCTGCTCATCGACCCCCATGGCGTCCATTTCGACGCCGCGACGCCGTCGCTCCTCGAACGTATCCTCGCCCGCGACCCGCTCGACGATGCTTCCATTTTGCAACGCGCGCGCGAGGGAATGGCGCGGCTGCAGGCCTCAGACCTTTCAAAATACAACAATCATGATGAAACTCTGGAGCCCCCGCCGCCGGGCTACGTGCTCGTCATCGACCAGACCGCGGGCGATGCCTCCATCGCCCATGGCGCCGCCTCGGCGCGCAGCTTCCGCGAAATGCTCGCCGTCGCCCAGATCGAAAACCCCGGCGCGCGGATCCTGATCAAGACCCATCCCGAGACGATCGCCGGCGCCCGCCCCGGCCATTACGGCCCCGGGAATTGCGACACCCGCACCGAGATTTGTGACGCCCCGATCTCGCCCTGGAAGCTCCTCGAAGGCGCGATCGCGGTCTATACCGTCTCCTCGCAACTCGGCCTCGAGGCGATCTTCGCCGGCCATCGGCCGCGGGTCTTCGGCCAGCCCTTCTACGCCGGCTGGGGGCTGACTCAGGACGAAAACCCGCCCCCCCGCCGCAGCCGCCGCCTGACCCGCGCCCAACTCTTCGCCGCAGCCTATCTGATCGCGCCGACCTGGTTCGACCCCTGCCGCCAGCGGATCTGCAGCTTCGAGGAGGCCGTCGACCAGCTCGAGGCCGAGACCCGCGCCTGGCGCGAAGATCGCAGCGGCCATGTCGCCGTCGGCATGCGCCTGTGGAAACGTCGCGCCTTGCAAGGCTTCTTCGGGCAGGATCGGCCGATGCGCTTTGCCAAGACCCTCGAGCAGGGCCAGCGGATCGCAGCGGAGACCGGTCGCTCCCTGCTGATCTGGGGGCAAAGCGACGCCCCCGCCCTCCATGTCGAGGACGGCTTCCTGCGCTCGCGCGGCCTCGGCGCCGAGCTGACCCCGCCGCTCTCGCTCGTCACCGATCGGCAAGGCCTCTATTACGACCCGACCCGCCCCTCCGATCTCGAGACCCTGATCGCCCGTGAGCCGCCCCCCGGCGGCCGGGCGCGCGCCGAGCGCCTGATCGGCGCGATCCGCGCGGCTTCCTTGTCAAAATACAACATCGGCGCCGCCCTGCCGCCGCTCCCCGATGGGCCCCGGATCCTCGTTCCCGCGCAGGTGGAAGATGATGCTTCCCTGCGGCTCGGCGCGGGCAAGATTTGCACAAATCAGACATTGCTCGCCGAAGTCAGCGCGCAAAACGCCGCAAAAACCATCATTTTCAAACCTCACCCGGATATCGAAGCCGGCCTGCGCCCCGGCGCCGTCCCGCCCGCGACCGCGCTGCGATACGCCGATCTGATCTTGCACAAATCGAACCCGATCGCGGCAATCGAGGCGGCGGAGGAAATTTGGACGATGACCTCCACCCTGGGCTTCGAGGCGCTTTTGCGGGGCAAGCGCGTCACTTGCCTCGGCGCGCCCTTCTACGCCGGCTGGGGGCTGACCCGCGATCTTGGGGCCGTTCCCGCCCGCCGCACCGCCCGCCCGGATCTCGCGCAACTCGCCCATGCCACGCTGATCGCTTACCCGCGCTATCACGACCCGATCTCGGGCCTGCCCTGCCCGCCCGAAGTCATCGTAGAACGGCTGGCCGCGAACCGCCTGCCCGGGCCGCGCCTGGGGCTGCGGATTCTCGCAAAATTACAAGGGATTTTCGCCTCTTACGCCTGGCTCTGGCGTTAA
- a CDS encoding 6,7-dimethyl-8-ribityllumazine synthase, producing MAANEAHYTLDLPRFDKPVRMLIVVAPYYKDIADNLVAGARGVAAACGAVADVVEVPGALELPTAIGMASRMADYDAYVALGCVIRGETTHYDTVCNDSSRGLTLLGLQGLCIGNGILTVENRPQAEVRADPAGQNKGGGAAAAALHLVALSRKWAGQTKGIGFRPQGESLRIAGETEGPSHA from the coding sequence ATGGCTGCGAACGAAGCGCATTATACCCTCGATCTGCCGCGGTTCGACAAACCGGTGCGGATGCTGATCGTGGTGGCGCCCTATTACAAGGATATCGCCGACAATCTGGTCGCGGGCGCGCGCGGCGTGGCCGCGGCCTGTGGCGCGGTGGCCGATGTCGTCGAGGTGCCGGGCGCGCTCGAGCTGCCCACCGCGATCGGCATGGCCTCGCGGATGGCCGATTACGACGCCTATGTCGCGCTCGGCTGCGTGATCCGGGGCGAGACGACGCATTATGACACGGTGTGCAACGACAGCTCGCGGGGGCTGACGCTGCTCGGGCTGCAAGGGCTGTGCATCGGCAACGGCATCCTGACGGTCGAGAATCGCCCGCAGGCCGAGGTCCGCGCCGACCCGGCGGGCCAGAACAAGGGCGGCGGGGCTGCGGCTGCGGCCTTGCATCTTGTCGCGTTGTCGCGCAAATGGGCGGGCCAGACGAAAGGGATCGGCTTCCGCCCGCAAGGTGAGTCGCTCCGGATCGCCGGCGAGACCGAAGGACCGAGCCACGCATGA
- a CDS encoding DUF6324 family protein, with product MSINSESDTAANLQIGPTSLGMVRIYLEGEGIDLPLDFEPEEAEEIAEELLAAAEAAREIASGGAAGGKSGGKSGGKGPKKHR from the coding sequence ATGAGCATCAACAGCGAAAGCGATACCGCCGCGAATCTGCAGATCGGCCCGACCTCGCTCGGCATGGTGCGGATCTACCTCGAGGGCGAAGGCATCGACCTGCCGCTCGATTTCGAGCCCGAAGAGGCCGAGGAAATCGCCGAGGAACTGCTCGCCGCCGCCGAAGCCGCGCGCGAGATCGCCTCGGGCGGCGCGGCTGGCGGCAAATCGGGCGGCAAATCGGGCGGCAAGGGCCCGAAGAAGCACCGCTGA
- a CDS encoding MmcB family DNA repair protein yields MRDDLSPPQPGQLLARGAARALVDLGFAVVAEMPLRARLRADLMALGPKGELWIVECKSCRADFRADHKWQGYLDWCDRYFWAVDAAFPRDLLPEATGVILADGYGGEILRQGPEARLAPARRKVVTLDFARAAAQRLQARLDPGAPRAGLL; encoded by the coding sequence ATGCGCGACGATCTTTCCCCGCCTCAGCCCGGTCAGCTCCTCGCCCGCGGTGCGGCGCGGGCGCTCGTGGATCTCGGCTTTGCGGTGGTGGCGGAGATGCCGCTGCGGGCGCGGCTGCGGGCGGATCTGATGGCGCTCGGCCCCAAGGGCGAGCTCTGGATCGTCGAGTGCAAATCCTGCCGGGCGGATTTTCGGGCCGATCACAAATGGCAGGGCTATCTTGACTGGTGCGACCGCTATTTCTGGGCGGTGGATGCGGCCTTCCCGCGGGATCTGCTGCCCGAGGCGACCGGGGTGATTCTCGCCGATGGCTATGGCGGCGAGATCTTGCGGCAGGGCCCCGAGGCGCGGCTCGCGCCGGCGCGGCGCAAGGTGGTCACGCTCGATTTCGCCCGCGCGGCGGCGCAGCGGCTGCAGGCGCGGCTCGACCCGGGGGCGCCGCGCGCAGGGCTTTTGTGA